From Alkalibacter saccharofermentans DSM 14828, the proteins below share one genomic window:
- a CDS encoding Maf family protein gives MNPKIILASKSPRRQELLKLFVNEFDVIPAQVDEKKIAEKIMKTSKKGFAMDVKNLVLELADSKAEAVHKNFRDALVIGADTVVVSEGKILGKPSGNNDAYEMIRSLAGKTHIVITGVSLKYGLIEESFVSVSKVRFYKWNEQMEIEVNNYIKSGKAMDKAGGYGIQEEAGLWVKWIKGDYNNIVGLPVSKLNRKMNELIKIAHSKDRI, from the coding sequence TTGAACCCTAAAATAATATTGGCGAGCAAGTCGCCTAGGAGACAAGAGCTGCTTAAGTTGTTTGTAAACGAATTTGACGTAATTCCTGCGCAAGTAGATGAAAAGAAAATAGCAGAAAAAATTATGAAAACAAGTAAAAAAGGATTTGCGATGGATGTAAAGAATCTCGTGCTAGAGCTGGCGGATTCAAAAGCTGAGGCAGTCCACAAGAACTTTAGGGATGCCCTCGTCATAGGCGCAGATACGGTTGTTGTATCGGAGGGCAAAATATTGGGGAAACCAAGTGGCAATAATGATGCATACGAAATGATCAGGAGCCTAGCTGGAAAAACTCACATCGTTATCACCGGTGTTAGTTTGAAATACGGCCTCATTGAAGAGAGTTTCGTGTCTGTATCAAAAGTCAGGTTCTACAAGTGGAATGAACAGATGGAGATTGAAGTGAATAATTATATAAAATCCGGCAAAGCAATGGACAAAGCCGGAGGGTATGGCATTCAGGAAGAAGCGGGATTATGGGTCAAGTGGATAAAAGGAGATTATAATAACATCGTAGGACTTCCCGTATCTAAGCTTAACAGAAAAATGAATGAACTGATTAAGATAGCGCATTCTAAGGATAGAATTTAG
- a CDS encoding TDT family transporter, with protein MKNIINKIPIPISGLMLALASLGNLVGAYSQGLRYIFGSISAIILITLVLKLAMMPRSYMEGFSNPVIGCILATIPMGLMILSTYIIPVAQIAAYWIWMAALALNAVIILVFTKKHVLSFDIKKVFPSYFVLYVGIAVGSVTAPAYGMNSLGKVIFWYALAAYIAWFPIVTYRILRYRELPDQIKPVVVIYAAPGSLLLAGYLSVFQDKSVNVVLIIGVWAFIMTLFGVSKMPKLLKMPFYPSCSAFTFPFVISAMAFSSMTGFLRTSGYAVVFLEPINILMVAWAFIMVFFVLIRFSIFLLNETALTPYMEKRRRQ; from the coding sequence ATGAAAAATATAATAAATAAAATACCAATTCCCATATCCGGATTGATGCTGGCCTTGGCATCCCTGGGTAATCTTGTGGGAGCTTATAGCCAAGGTTTGAGGTATATATTTGGAAGCATATCGGCAATCATACTCATAACTTTGGTACTGAAGTTGGCAATGATGCCTCGATCGTACATGGAAGGGTTTTCAAATCCGGTCATAGGCTGTATATTGGCGACAATACCCATGGGATTGATGATCTTAAGCACCTACATTATACCTGTAGCGCAAATTGCAGCTTATTGGATATGGATGGCTGCATTAGCATTGAACGCAGTGATAATTCTGGTTTTTACAAAAAAGCATGTGTTGAGCTTTGATATCAAGAAAGTGTTTCCAAGCTACTTTGTGCTCTATGTAGGAATAGCAGTAGGCAGCGTTACAGCTCCGGCGTACGGGATGAATTCATTGGGCAAAGTGATTTTTTGGTATGCATTGGCAGCTTATATAGCTTGGTTTCCCATAGTGACCTACAGAATCCTCCGGTACAGAGAATTGCCTGATCAAATAAAACCGGTGGTGGTGATATACGCCGCTCCTGGGAGCTTGTTATTAGCTGGATACTTAAGTGTTTTTCAAGATAAAAGCGTCAATGTGGTTCTAATCATAGGTGTTTGGGCTTTTATTATGACTTTGTTTGGAGTAAGTAAGATGCCAAAGCTTCTGAAGATGCCATTTTATCCAAGCTGCTCTGCCTTTACTTTTCCATTTGTAATAAGCGCCATGGCATTTAGTTCCATGACGGGTTTCTTAAGAACCTCAGGATATGCAGTGGTGTTTTTGGAGCCGATTAACATCTTGATGGTGGCATGGGCATTTATAATGGTATTTTTTGTGCTGATTCGCTTCAGCATATTTTTATTGAACGAAACAGCACTGACTCCATATATGGAAAAACGTCGAAGACAGTAA
- a CDS encoding C-GCAxxG-C-C family (seleno)protein codes for MTKEISVKKVRSDAEGLFREGKYYCSEAIAASIKHNFKLDMPDEMIAMASGFPVGIGKSKCVCGAVSGGILMLGYFFGRTSGSSPQDPRSIKTLELANELQQSFKDKHKVLCCSLLTKGMNMASGEHKGQCVSLTGEIAENLSRIIVRELDYINIDEVKV; via the coding sequence ATGACAAAAGAGATAAGCGTTAAGAAAGTAAGGTCCGATGCAGAGGGATTGTTTAGAGAAGGGAAATACTACTGTTCTGAGGCGATTGCAGCTTCAATAAAGCATAATTTTAAGCTGGACATGCCTGACGAAATGATAGCTATGGCTTCAGGGTTCCCTGTAGGGATAGGCAAGTCTAAATGTGTATGCGGAGCGGTTTCTGGTGGAATACTTATGCTAGGCTACTTTTTCGGAAGGACAAGTGGATCTTCCCCCCAAGATCCCAGGAGCATAAAGACTTTAGAGCTGGCTAATGAACTTCAGCAAAGCTTCAAAGACAAACATAAAGTTCTCTGTTGCAGCTTGCTGACAAAGGGGATGAATATGGCCTCTGGAGAGCACAAGGGACAATGTGTTTCTTTGACAGGAGAAATTGCAGAAAATCTATCCAGGATAATAGTAAGGGAGCTCGATTATATCAATATCGACGAAGTGAAGGTTTGA
- a CDS encoding DUF456 domain-containing protein, with the protein MEILPLIFTLVIFSIGVLGTLLPVIPGPALVFFGMVLYGILTEFASLDLDFYVLQLIALIIASLIDNVSSAAGAKISGGSKQAVMGALAGTFIGLATLGPIGIAVGPFVGAVLVEILRGKRPFDAVKIGIGTLIGLLGGVVLKLIIVFVMIANFFVAVF; encoded by the coding sequence ATGGAAATTTTACCACTAATATTTACCCTAGTCATTTTCTCAATCGGTGTGTTGGGCACCCTGCTACCTGTTATACCAGGCCCTGCCTTAGTATTCTTTGGCATGGTTCTTTACGGCATATTAACTGAATTTGCATCACTTGATCTTGATTTTTATGTATTGCAGCTAATCGCCTTGATAATCGCATCCCTAATAGATAATGTTTCTTCAGCAGCAGGAGCAAAGATTTCAGGAGGCAGCAAACAGGCTGTCATGGGGGCGCTGGCAGGCACCTTTATAGGCTTGGCAACCTTGGGCCCCATTGGCATTGCAGTAGGGCCATTTGTTGGTGCAGTATTGGTGGAAATCTTAAGAGGAAAAAGGCCTTTTGACGCTGTCAAAATAGGCATAGGCACTTTAATAGGATTGTTGGGTGGAGTTGTATTGAAGCTTATTATCGTTTTTGTCATGATTGCAAACTTCTTTGTGGCTGTATTTTGA
- a CDS encoding transcriptional regulator yields MSVKEDVIKAMKEAAKPVSAGEVEKLTGLDRKEIDKAFKELKKENAIVSPVRCKWEPAE; encoded by the coding sequence ATGAGCGTTAAAGAAGATGTTATAAAGGCTATGAAAGAAGCAGCAAAGCCGGTAAGCGCAGGGGAAGTAGAAAAGCTTACTGGCTTGGACAGAAAAGAAATCGACAAGGCTTTCAAGGAGCTTAAAAAAGAAAATGCGATAGTCTCTCCAGTCAGATGCAAGTGGGAGCCGGCAGAATAG
- a CDS encoding ATP-binding protein, translating to MQDYEKMGVFYIGKEYDVEKASISDELVLYKSKDLTTHAVIIGMTGSGKTGLGIGLLEEAAIDNIPVIAIDPKGDLGNMALTFPDLKPEDFAPWINETEAENKGMSVAEYSVYQADMWRKGLSEWNQNEERIKMLKQSADVEVYTPGSSAGKSVSVLSSLKCPNMKVKEDSDAYREKIHTTVTSLLAILGMESDPLSSKEYILLSNIIEDQWSLNRDLRMEDLITSIQKPPIQKVGVIDIENFYPGKDRFDFAMKINNLMASPSFKAWMEGEELDVDKFMYDEKGKPKISVFSIAHLQDKERMFFVTMLLNEIVAWTRSQPGTGSLRAILYMDEVFGYLPPTANPPSKAPLLTLLKQARAFGLGLVLSTQNPVDLDYKALSNAGTWFIGRLQTERDKARVIDGLEGAAAGGNFDKKKTERILSGLGQRVFYLHSVHRDEPSIFTTRWVLSYLAGPMTRKQLKLLTGEKSVLNDQYQAQRLNENKVNETKQPTILSRPVLPPGIEQLYLPEENIAGEKTVYKPFVLGVADVNYVSAKYNINTSRRFSLLSEISEGPIALEWRNSEDLKYELNELMKQPNEDSSYMVLPALASDSKIYGKWKQMLEQFLRNECQLELLYSPTLKVISNPEEDERDFKIRLQHLMHEGRDKAVEDLKKKYQAKIDVLDDRQRRARQTLEKQNAMANQRKMEAAVSAGTALLGSLFGKKALTATSISKVGTAVKSTGRALKSEGVDQARETLISVEEKLRELEKELEVEVEKISNIYDLQLEKLEKVVIKTAGGNINTHYVGLAWKPV from the coding sequence ATGCAGGACTATGAAAAAATGGGTGTATTTTATATTGGCAAGGAATATGATGTCGAAAAAGCCAGCATATCAGATGAGCTTGTATTATACAAATCAAAAGACCTTACTACCCACGCTGTCATAATAGGAATGACCGGAAGTGGAAAGACCGGACTGGGCATAGGCCTTTTAGAAGAAGCTGCGATAGACAACATACCAGTGATTGCTATCGATCCAAAAGGCGATTTAGGAAATATGGCACTGACTTTTCCTGACCTTAAGCCGGAAGATTTTGCTCCTTGGATTAATGAAACCGAAGCTGAAAACAAGGGTATGAGCGTAGCGGAATACTCAGTATATCAGGCTGATATGTGGAGAAAGGGTTTATCCGAATGGAACCAAAATGAAGAAAGAATAAAAATGCTAAAACAGTCAGCAGACGTTGAAGTATATACTCCGGGAAGCTCAGCGGGGAAAAGCGTATCGGTGTTAAGTTCGCTAAAGTGTCCCAACATGAAAGTTAAAGAAGATAGTGACGCATACAGGGAAAAAATTCATACCACGGTTACCAGTCTTTTGGCGATCCTAGGTATGGAATCTGATCCCCTAAGCAGCAAAGAATATATATTGCTGTCAAATATCATTGAAGACCAGTGGAGCTTAAATCGTGACTTGAGAATGGAAGATCTCATAACATCCATCCAAAAGCCCCCAATTCAGAAGGTAGGAGTCATCGATATCGAAAATTTTTACCCGGGGAAAGACAGGTTTGATTTTGCGATGAAAATCAACAACCTAATGGCATCCCCGTCTTTTAAAGCCTGGATGGAGGGGGAGGAGCTTGATGTAGACAAGTTTATGTATGATGAAAAGGGAAAACCTAAGATTTCTGTTTTTTCGATAGCCCATTTGCAGGACAAAGAAAGGATGTTTTTTGTAACCATGCTGTTAAACGAAATTGTGGCATGGACAAGAAGTCAACCGGGTACAGGTAGCTTAAGAGCCATACTCTACATGGACGAGGTTTTTGGGTATTTGCCTCCGACGGCAAATCCTCCGTCAAAAGCACCGCTTTTAACTTTGCTAAAACAGGCTAGGGCTTTTGGATTAGGCTTGGTACTTTCCACGCAGAATCCTGTTGATTTGGATTATAAGGCACTATCAAATGCGGGAACGTGGTTTATCGGCAGGCTTCAGACAGAAAGAGACAAGGCAAGGGTCATAGACGGGCTTGAAGGCGCAGCCGCCGGTGGGAATTTTGACAAGAAGAAAACTGAAAGGATTTTGTCAGGACTGGGTCAGCGGGTCTTTTATCTCCATAGCGTACACAGGGATGAGCCTTCAATATTTACTACCAGATGGGTACTGTCTTATTTGGCAGGACCAATGACAAGAAAGCAGCTTAAGCTTCTAACGGGTGAAAAATCAGTTTTAAATGACCAATATCAAGCTCAAAGGCTAAATGAAAATAAAGTGAATGAGACAAAACAGCCAACGATTCTGTCAAGGCCGGTTCTTCCTCCGGGAATAGAACAACTTTACCTTCCAGAAGAGAATATTGCTGGTGAAAAAACCGTGTACAAACCATTTGTTCTGGGAGTCGCAGATGTGAATTATGTTAGTGCCAAATACAACATAAATACTTCAAGGAGATTCTCGCTGTTGTCTGAGATCAGCGAAGGTCCGATAGCTTTAGAATGGAGAAACTCTGAGGATTTGAAATATGAATTGAATGAATTAATGAAGCAACCGAATGAGGATAGCTCATACATGGTGTTACCTGCACTGGCATCGGATTCTAAAATCTACGGCAAGTGGAAACAGATGCTGGAACAATTTTTAAGGAATGAATGCCAGCTTGAACTGCTGTATAGTCCAACTTTGAAAGTGATTTCAAACCCTGAGGAAGATGAAAGAGATTTTAAAATTAGGCTGCAGCATTTAATGCATGAAGGTAGGGATAAGGCTGTAGAAGATTTGAAGAAGAAATACCAAGCCAAGATTGATGTGCTTGACGACAGGCAAAGAAGGGCAAGGCAGACATTAGAAAAACAAAATGCCATGGCTAACCAGAGGAAAATGGAAGCAGCGGTTTCAGCCGGAACGGCTTTGTTGGGATCGCTGTTCGGTAAAAAAGCACTGACGGCAACATCAATATCCAAAGTGGGCACTGCAGTCAAGAGTACAGGCCGGGCGCTTAAAAGCGAGGGAGTAGACCAGGCAAGGGAAACTTTAATATCTGTAGAAGAAAAGCTAAGAGAGCTTGAGAAAGAACTGGAAGTTGAAGTTGAAAAGATCTCAAATATATATGATCTGCAATTAGAGAAGCTTGAAAAGGTTGTGATAAAGACTGCTGGGGGCAATATAAACACCCATTATGTGGGTTTGGCATGGAAACCTGTTTGA
- a CDS encoding NYN domain-containing protein yields MENDRKIAVLIDADNVSDKYIKFIFDEISNHGTPTIKRIYGDWTKPQLSSWKTVLLSYSITPIQQYSYTSGKNATDAALIIDAMDILYSRNVDGFCIVSSDSDFTRLAARLREAGLYVLGMGEKKTPIAFISACEKFKYLEVLASTASEDYEDSAEKDDKQDYQKNETGNRNDLIEALKIIIRESSDEDGWAYLGEVGKRLNIRYPDFDTRNYGHTKLTPLIKSLRQFDIQSRKSNHPHINHYFVRIKSKNKAQ; encoded by the coding sequence ATGGAAAACGATAGAAAAATTGCAGTTTTAATAGATGCTGACAACGTCTCTGACAAATACATTAAGTTTATTTTTGACGAAATCTCAAATCATGGAACACCTACGATCAAAAGGATTTACGGTGACTGGACTAAGCCACAGCTCTCGTCATGGAAGACTGTGCTTTTAAGCTATTCAATAACGCCAATCCAGCAGTACAGCTATACATCCGGTAAAAATGCTACTGACGCGGCTCTGATAATCGATGCCATGGACATTTTGTATTCAAGAAATGTTGACGGATTTTGCATAGTTTCGAGCGACAGTGACTTTACCAGGCTGGCCGCGCGACTTAGGGAGGCAGGTCTGTATGTTTTGGGAATGGGCGAAAAGAAAACCCCTATCGCATTTATATCAGCCTGCGAAAAATTCAAATACCTTGAGGTTTTGGCCTCGACAGCTTCCGAGGATTACGAGGACTCTGCCGAGAAGGACGACAAGCAAGATTATCAGAAAAACGAAACGGGAAACAGGAACGATTTGATAGAAGCCCTAAAAATCATTATCCGGGAGAGCAGCGACGAAGACGGCTGGGCCTATCTTGGGGAAGTTGGAAAGAGATTGAATATTCGTTATCCGGACTTTGATACGCGAAACTATGGGCATACCAAACTCACTCCCTTGATAAAATCCTTGAGGCAGTTTGACATTCAATCCAGAAAATCAAACCACCCTCATATAAACCATTATTTTGTCAGAATAAAATCCAAAAACAAGGCTCAATAA
- a CDS encoding ABC transporter permease — protein MKAFLYTLYLKTKLDLKSMDILITNYLVPLLFFGVMGAVFTSIMPESRTTLIPSMVIFSVTMGALIGTPGSIMEYFQNDLRKSFKSAGIPMDAIVVSSFLSGFLNLSVVSCIIYFVSPLAFKSVVPENIWLFITGFSVFLTATLLLGILLGLYAKNSSKLTMYAQLIFLPSMMLSGIMFPADMLPKILEYAGYLLPATHGMNLLSSQALETNHFLVLTMSAIVLIVLIKLRLNRLKREDAR, from the coding sequence ATGAAAGCATTTTTATACACGTTGTATTTGAAGACAAAACTCGATCTTAAAAGCATGGACATACTTATAACGAATTATCTGGTGCCCCTTTTATTTTTCGGTGTCATGGGAGCGGTTTTCACATCGATAATGCCCGAATCGAGAACTACTTTGATTCCAAGCATGGTTATCTTTTCAGTTACGATGGGGGCATTGATAGGGACACCCGGATCGATAATGGAATATTTCCAAAATGATTTACGAAAATCATTTAAATCAGCGGGTATTCCAATGGATGCTATTGTGGTATCGAGCTTCCTATCAGGTTTTTTGAATCTTTCGGTAGTTAGCTGCATAATATATTTTGTATCTCCGCTAGCGTTCAAGTCTGTAGTTCCCGAGAATATTTGGTTGTTCATTACCGGGTTTAGCGTTTTCTTGACAGCAACCTTGCTTTTAGGGATACTGCTTGGCTTATATGCTAAAAATTCATCAAAGCTTACGATGTACGCTCAGTTAATATTTTTGCCTTCTATGATGTTGTCGGGAATAATGTTTCCAGCGGATATGTTGCCAAAGATTCTAGAATATGCAGGATACCTGCTTCCGGCGACCCATGGGATGAATTTGCTCAGCTCGCAGGCACTTGAGACAAATCATTTCCTGGTGTTGACCATGTCGGCTATTGTATTGATAGTTTTGATAAAGCTAAGGCTTAACAGACTCAAACGCGAAGATGCTAGATAG